The sequence below is a genomic window from Candidatus Hydrogenedentota bacterium.
ATGTCGTACATCTCACGCTATTGTAGTGCTACAGAACATGAAAGTGGAAACTATTTCAAAGAAAATCTACACGAGTTCTCGGTACGTTTCCAGTGTACCCATTACCATACGCGAAACGGAAAACTTATCCTCCACCCATCCTTTTCCCGCTTCCGCCAAAGCAAGACTTTCATCTTTTTCGATCAAGGCTGCGATAATCGCTTCGGTCAGCGCATCCGTATCCCGTACGGGCACTAAACGCCCTGTTTGGCCGGGCACCACCATTTCCGCC
It includes:
- a CDS encoding glycosyltransferase family 4 protein, with protein sequence MPGQTGRLVPVRDTDALTEAIIAALIEKDESLALAEAGKGWVEDKFSVSRMVMGTLETYRELV